From one Rhizobium sp. CIAT894 genomic stretch:
- a CDS encoding nicotinate-nucleotide adenylyltransferase, whose product MPHSERGMVIGLFGGSFNPPHQGHALVAEIALKRLGLDQLWWMVTPGNPLKSRNQLAPLAERLAESERIAADPRIKVTAFEQALGVSYTANTLARVKARNPHVHFIWIMGADSLQTFHKWQKWQEIARTFPIAVIDRPGATLSYLSSKMTRTFDFARVDEDDARVLWKKPAPAWTFIHGPRSGLSSTAIRNGASDS is encoded by the coding sequence GTCATCGGTCTGTTCGGCGGTTCGTTCAATCCGCCGCATCAGGGCCACGCGCTGGTCGCCGAGATCGCGCTCAAGCGGCTTGGCCTCGACCAGCTCTGGTGGATGGTCACCCCCGGCAATCCGCTGAAGAGCCGCAATCAGCTCGCACCGCTTGCCGAGCGCCTTGCCGAAAGCGAGCGTATTGCGGCCGATCCGCGCATCAAGGTCACCGCCTTCGAACAGGCGCTCGGCGTCAGCTACACCGCCAACACGCTTGCCCGCGTCAAGGCCCGCAATCCGCATGTGCATTTCATCTGGATCATGGGCGCCGACAGCCTGCAGACCTTTCACAAATGGCAGAAATGGCAGGAGATTGCCCGCACCTTCCCGATCGCGGTGATCGACCGGCCGGGCGCGACGCTTTCCTACCTCTCCTCGAAGATGACGAGGACCTTCGATTTCGCCCGTGTCGACGAAGATGATGCCCGGGTTCTCTGGAAGAAACCGGCGCCGGCCTGGACCTTCATCCACGGGCCGCGCTCCGGCCTGAGCTCGACGGCAATCCGCAATGGCGCGTCGGACAGTTAG
- the modA gene encoding molybdate ABC transporter substrate-binding protein: MQNRRQWMKLATAAISALWLGAAAFAAPAAAAEKLTVFAAASLKDALDAANAAWTKESGKEAVASYAASGALAKQIENAAPADIFISADRDWMDYVAKKNLIKADSRSDLLGNRIVLVAEKDKAKPVEIKQDFDLAGLLGDGKLAMGEPKSVPAGKYGMAALEKLGVWKSVETKIAGAESVRAALALVSRGEAPYGIVYQTDAAADKGVAVVGTFPADSHPPIIYPIAILASSKNPDASAYLDFLKSDKAAAFFTAQGFTILK, encoded by the coding sequence ATGCAGAACCGCCGCCAATGGATGAAACTGGCAACCGCCGCGATATCGGCCCTGTGGCTTGGCGCCGCAGCGTTTGCAGCGCCGGCCGCCGCAGCCGAAAAGCTCACCGTCTTTGCGGCGGCGAGCCTCAAGGATGCGCTCGATGCCGCCAATGCCGCCTGGACCAAGGAAAGCGGCAAGGAAGCCGTCGCCTCCTATGCGGCGAGCGGAGCGCTGGCCAAACAGATCGAAAACGCGGCCCCCGCCGATATTTTCATCTCGGCCGACCGCGACTGGATGGATTACGTCGCCAAGAAGAACCTGATCAAGGCCGACAGCCGTTCGGATCTGCTTGGCAACCGTATCGTGCTCGTTGCAGAAAAGGACAAGGCCAAGCCGGTCGAGATCAAGCAGGATTTCGATCTCGCTGGTTTGCTGGGTGACGGCAAGCTTGCCATGGGTGAACCGAAATCGGTTCCGGCAGGCAAATACGGCATGGCCGCGCTGGAAAAACTCGGCGTCTGGAAATCGGTGGAAACCAAGATCGCCGGCGCCGAAAGCGTCCGCGCGGCACTCGCCCTCGTCTCCCGCGGCGAAGCTCCCTATGGCATCGTCTACCAGACCGATGCCGCCGCCGATAAGGGTGTCGCCGTCGTCGGCACATTCCCGGCCGATTCCCATCCGCCGATCATCTATCCGATCGCCATCCTGGCTTCGAGCAAGAACCCGGATGCATCAGCCTATCTCGACTTCCTGAAATCCGACAAGGCAGCCGCTTTCTTCACGGCGCAGGGTTTCACCATTCTGAAGTGA
- the modB gene encoding molybdate ABC transporter permease subunit, protein MNILGLSNEEWTAILLSLRISIVAMLASLPFGILVALLLARGRFWGKAVLNGIVHLPLILPPVVTGFLLLILFGRRGPIGSLLDQYLGIVLSFRWTGAALACAVMAFPLMVRSIRLSIEAVDRKLEEAAGTLGAGPAWVFLTITLPLILPGIITGMILSFAKAMGEFGATITFVSNIPGETQTLSAAIYTFTQVPGGDAGALRLTLVAIIISMAALLASECLARLAGRRIDPE, encoded by the coding sequence TTGAACATATTGGGCCTGAGCAACGAGGAATGGACGGCGATTCTGCTCAGCCTGCGCATCTCTATCGTCGCCATGCTGGCGAGCCTGCCCTTCGGCATTCTCGTTGCCCTGTTGCTCGCCCGCGGCCGCTTCTGGGGCAAGGCGGTGCTGAATGGCATCGTTCATCTGCCGCTGATCCTGCCTCCGGTCGTCACCGGTTTCCTCCTCCTCATCCTGTTCGGCCGCCGCGGTCCGATCGGCAGCCTGCTCGACCAGTATCTCGGCATCGTCCTTTCCTTCCGCTGGACGGGTGCGGCGCTTGCCTGCGCCGTCATGGCCTTTCCGCTGATGGTGCGCAGCATCCGCCTGTCGATCGAGGCGGTTGACCGCAAGCTGGAGGAGGCGGCCGGAACGCTCGGCGCCGGCCCCGCCTGGGTCTTTCTGACGATCACCCTGCCGCTGATCTTGCCCGGCATCATCACCGGCATGATACTGTCCTTCGCCAAGGCGATGGGAGAATTCGGCGCGACGATCACCTTCGTCTCCAATATCCCCGGCGAAACCCAGACGCTGTCGGCCGCGATCTACACCTTCACCCAGGTGCCGGGCGGCGATGCCGGCGCGCTGCGCCTGACGCTCGTCGCCATCATCATATCCATGGCAGCCCTGCTCGCCTCCGAATGCCTCGCCCGTCTCGCCGGCCGGAGGATCGATCCGGAATGA
- the modC gene encoding molybdenum ABC transporter ATP-binding protein translates to MTLIVEAKQRLGAFSLDAAFTSERGVTALFGRSGSGKTSLIRIIAGLARPDEGRVVLDGEALTETAAGTFVPKHRRRFGYVFQEARLFPHFSVRANLSYGRWFSAGTARGESFDRIVDLLGIEPLLERSPAKLSGGEKQRVAIGRALLSAPRLLLMDEPLAALDEARKAEILPYLERLRDEMDIPIVYVSHAIAEVARLANQVVVLSDGKVEATGPAVDILSRPSAAADRREAGALLEGTVESFDARHRLSTVALKSSRLHIPSAALAPGRPVRIRIPSRDVMLATTRPEGLSALNILEGRIEAISSDEDGTGEILIDCGGDAILARITMLSCERLDLRPGKTVFAVVKTVALEA, encoded by the coding sequence ATGACGCTGATCGTCGAAGCAAAGCAGCGGCTTGGCGCCTTTTCGCTCGACGCCGCCTTCACCTCCGAGCGTGGCGTCACCGCGCTGTTCGGCCGCTCCGGCTCCGGCAAGACCTCGCTGATCCGCATCATCGCCGGCCTCGCCCGCCCGGATGAGGGCCGCGTCGTCCTTGACGGCGAAGCCTTGACCGAAACCGCAGCCGGCACCTTCGTCCCGAAACATCGCCGCCGCTTCGGTTATGTCTTCCAGGAGGCCCGGCTTTTCCCGCATTTCAGCGTTCGCGCCAATCTCTCCTACGGCCGCTGGTTCTCAGCGGGAACGGCGCGCGGTGAAAGCTTCGATCGCATCGTCGACCTGCTCGGCATCGAGCCGCTGCTGGAGCGCAGCCCCGCAAAACTGTCCGGCGGCGAGAAGCAGCGCGTCGCCATCGGCCGCGCCCTGCTCTCCGCCCCGCGCCTGCTCTTGATGGACGAGCCGCTCGCCGCCCTCGACGAGGCCCGCAAGGCCGAGATCCTGCCTTATCTCGAGCGATTGCGCGATGAGATGGATATCCCGATAGTCTATGTCAGCCATGCGATCGCCGAGGTGGCGCGGCTTGCAAACCAGGTGGTCGTCCTCAGCGATGGCAAGGTGGAAGCGACAGGCCCGGCCGTCGACATATTGAGCCGCCCCTCTGCGGCGGCCGACCGGCGCGAGGCGGGCGCGCTGCTCGAAGGCACGGTCGAAAGCTTCGATGCGCGTCATCGCCTGTCGACCGTCGCGCTGAAATCCTCTCGGCTGCATATTCCGAGCGCAGCGCTGGCGCCCGGCAGACCGGTGCGCATCCGCATTCCGTCACGCGACGTCATGCTGGCGACGACAAGGCCCGAGGGGCTGAGCGCGCTGAACATTCTCGAAGGCAGGATCGAAGCGATATCGTCGGATGAGGACGGAACGGGCGAAATCCTGATCGATTGCGGCGGCGATGCCATTCTTGCGCGCATCACCATGCTCTCCTGCGAGCGCCTCGATCTTCGCCCCGGCAAGACCGTCTTCGCCGTCGTCAAGACGGTTGCGTTGGAGGCCTGA
- a CDS encoding winged helix-turn-helix domain-containing protein encodes MTESAAKNLVPVLRISFPDEDRLGHGKMELLEHIRATGSISAAGRAMDMSYRRAWLLVSEMNRMFSEQVVESQRGGQKGGGAALTPFGEELLERFRRMEKTMRESLAADLAWLEAKRSL; translated from the coding sequence ATGACCGAGTCAGCCGCAAAAAACCTCGTGCCCGTCCTGCGAATCAGCTTCCCGGACGAAGACCGGCTCGGCCATGGCAAGATGGAACTGCTGGAACATATCCGTGCGACCGGATCGATCTCGGCGGCGGGGCGGGCGATGGACATGTCCTATCGGCGGGCATGGCTGCTGGTCAGCGAGATGAACCGGATGTTCTCGGAACAGGTGGTGGAATCGCAACGCGGCGGACAGAAAGGCGGCGGCGCGGCGCTGACGCCGTTCGGCGAGGAGTTGCTCGAGCGTTTCCGCCGGATGGAAAAGACGATGCGCGAAAGCCTCGCCGCGGATCTCGCCTGGCTCGAAGCCAAACGCAGCCTGTAG
- the rsfS gene encoding ribosome silencing factor, protein MVCHSRKGKKLTTVHAKGKTLAVIPKSAERGADAAARALETVLASLEDSKAEDIVTIDIAGKSALGDYMIVVSGRSNRHVMAISDHLLTDLKDDGLGTARVEGQEGGDWVLIDTGDIIVHVFRPEIREFYNIEKMWAAPDMDEETRH, encoded by the coding sequence ATGGTTTGTCATTCCAGGAAAGGGAAAAAACTGACAACAGTACACGCCAAGGGAAAAACGCTCGCCGTTATCCCGAAGAGTGCGGAACGTGGCGCCGATGCCGCTGCCCGTGCCCTAGAAACCGTCCTCGCCAGCCTCGAGGACTCCAAAGCCGAAGATATCGTCACCATCGACATTGCCGGAAAATCGGCGCTGGGAGACTACATGATCGTCGTCTCCGGCCGCTCGAACAGGCATGTCATGGCGATCTCCGATCACCTGCTCACCGACCTGAAGGACGACGGCCTCGGCACGGCCCGCGTCGAAGGTCAGGAAGGCGGCGATTGGGTGCTGATCGACACCGGTGACATTATCGTGCATGTGTTCCGTCCCGAAATCCGCGAGTTCTACAACATCGAAAAGATGTGGGCGGCTCCGGATATGGATGAAGAAACACGGCACTGA
- the rlmH gene encoding 23S rRNA (pseudouridine(1915)-N(3))-methyltransferase RlmH has translation MRIGLFAVGRLKSGPEKDLAARYFDRFAKAGPAVGLELARVAEVAESRASNAETRKREEAALLVKSLADGSVLILLDERGKALDSEAFANLLGSYRDQGKRELTIAIGGADGLDPSLYDRADATLCLGKMTWPHQLVRTLIAEQLYRAVTILSGHPYHRV, from the coding sequence ATGCGAATTGGTCTTTTCGCGGTGGGACGGTTGAAATCCGGCCCCGAAAAGGATCTTGCGGCCCGTTATTTCGACCGTTTCGCCAAGGCGGGCCCTGCCGTCGGCCTCGAACTTGCCCGTGTCGCCGAAGTGGCCGAAAGCCGCGCCTCCAATGCGGAAACCCGCAAGCGCGAGGAAGCGGCGCTGCTCGTGAAATCGCTTGCCGACGGCAGCGTCCTCATTCTTCTCGACGAACGCGGCAAGGCGCTCGACAGCGAAGCCTTCGCAAACCTGCTCGGTTCCTATCGCGACCAGGGCAAACGCGAGCTGACCATTGCCATCGGCGGTGCCGACGGCCTCGATCCTTCCCTCTACGACCGTGCCGACGCCACGCTGTGCCTGGGAAAGATGACCTGGCCGCATCAGCTCGTGCGCACGCTGATCGCCGAACAGCTTTATCGCGCCGTCACCATCCTGTCCGGCCACCCCTATCACCGCGTCTGA
- a CDS encoding murein hydrolase activator EnvC, which produces MILPAIAAGVGVAVIAVSANPFTVRAQDAAAEAAQSAPPQPPAAPAPPDPAAELATKRDQTRAELETLSKTISLSTDKVSALQQSIADLEKSTQSIRQALIESAARRKTLDRQILESEKKLADLGVKQDGIRRSLHERRGLLAEVLAALQRMGRNPPPALLVTPDDALASVRSAILLGAVVPGIRKETDKLAADLANLAALQTASAAEKAGLTTTMTNSIEEERRMDLLLAENDKLSRSNAAELAAEKKRSEELAGKATSLEGLVASMESEIASVRDAAAAARQAEENRKLMTDEQRAQAKALADSGVPDKNRIAPAYPFAELKAKLEVPVAGDILRQFGDADGTGHEAMGMTVATNPETVVTAPADGLVVFAGAFRSYGQMIILDTGDGYHLVLSGMETINTRQGKFVFSGEPLAVMGAKRVASATALALETDRPTLYIEFRKDGKPVDSRPWWTAKDTGKARNDS; this is translated from the coding sequence ATGATCCTGCCGGCTATCGCGGCCGGTGTCGGTGTGGCGGTGATTGCCGTGTCGGCAAATCCCTTCACCGTTCGGGCGCAGGATGCCGCAGCCGAGGCGGCGCAATCCGCACCGCCGCAGCCCCCAGCCGCGCCGGCCCCGCCCGATCCGGCCGCCGAACTGGCCACTAAGCGCGACCAGACCCGCGCCGAACTCGAAACCCTGTCGAAGACCATCAGCCTCTCCACCGATAAGGTCAGCGCGCTTCAGCAGAGCATCGCCGATCTCGAAAAGAGCACGCAAAGCATCCGCCAGGCCCTGATCGAGTCGGCGGCCCGCCGCAAGACGCTCGACAGGCAGATCCTCGAAAGCGAGAAGAAGCTTGCCGATCTCGGCGTCAAGCAGGATGGCATCCGCCGCTCGCTTCACGAACGCCGCGGCCTTCTGGCCGAGGTGCTGGCAGCCCTCCAGCGCATGGGCCGCAATCCGCCGCCGGCTTTGCTCGTCACCCCCGATGATGCACTCGCCTCGGTGCGCAGCGCCATCCTGCTCGGCGCCGTCGTGCCCGGCATCCGCAAGGAGACCGACAAGCTTGCCGCCGACCTGGCAAACCTCGCCGCATTGCAGACCGCAAGTGCCGCCGAGAAAGCCGGCCTGACGACAACGATGACCAATAGTATCGAGGAAGAGCGGCGCATGGATCTGCTGCTTGCCGAAAACGACAAGCTCAGCCGCAGCAATGCCGCCGAACTCGCGGCCGAGAAAAAGCGCTCCGAGGAACTGGCCGGCAAGGCGACCAGCCTTGAAGGCCTTGTCGCCTCGATGGAATCCGAGATCGCTTCGGTGCGCGATGCCGCCGCGGCCGCCCGCCAGGCGGAGGAAAACCGCAAGCTGATGACGGACGAGCAGCGCGCCCAGGCCAAGGCCCTGGCCGACAGCGGCGTGCCCGATAAAAACCGCATTGCCCCCGCATATCCCTTCGCAGAATTGAAGGCGAAATTGGAGGTGCCCGTTGCGGGCGATATCCTGCGCCAGTTCGGCGATGCCGACGGCACGGGGCACGAAGCCATGGGCATGACGGTCGCCACCAATCCGGAAACGGTGGTGACGGCGCCTGCCGATGGCCTGGTGGTTTTCGCCGGCGCTTTCCGCAGTTACGGCCAGATGATCATTCTCGACACCGGCGATGGATACCATCTGGTGCTCTCGGGAATGGAGACGATCAATACCCGCCAGGGGAAATTCGTTTTCTCCGGCGAGCCGCTCGCCGTGATGGGCGCAAAAAGAGTGGCAAGCGCAACTGCATTGGCGCTGGAAACGGACCGGCCAACGCTTTACATTGAATTTCGAAAAGACGGTAAACCGGTCGATTCCCGACCATGGTGGACCGCCAAAGACACTGGAAAGGCACGCAATGATTCGTAG